The Panthera leo isolate Ple1 chromosome D1, P.leo_Ple1_pat1.1, whole genome shotgun sequence region GTGCTGCATTTGTGAATGGGATTTGTCATTCTAGTTTGCtttctattgtatttttgaatataaataaatggaaggctTATTTTTAGGGTGTGTTGTTTGCTAAATGCTTATAATTTCAACaaattgttagaaaaaaattattgaatatcACATTTAGAATAAGTTTGAAGTAAATAAGAACATTGCCTTCTTCCATTTCatatgaacatttaaattaatgtctgaattcatttctttgacTAATAAAAGAATACAATTAAATTATCATCCTATAgtgaaaattctttattttttccatactttaaagaaaattgtgACATAATCTatgaaaaatctgttttaatacACATTGTTGTTTTCAACTCTGTCTCTTTGATTAGtagttgaaaggaaaaaatgtattccCTATTCTATTTGGATTGGTGATTCTGTTCATGTTTATAAAGTCAAGAGGCATGAATCATCAAGTGTATGTTTTGAACCAGATTCCTTTAGAGTATAGCCtcatttacattattaaaataacttccatgttttcagtcattttactattttttcttattttcaagttGTTGTGAACTTTTACCTTTTGATATACATGTAAATGCGTGTTAGTTGGAAGTAGGAACAAAGGCCAATATGATATGTAAACCTGATGTCCTATTACCCTGGAAGATTGACCGTTATTTTTATTATCAGTCCACTATGTCATTAATGATTTGTTCAAATCTTGAGTTTCCAAAATAGAAGTAAGGACTTCAAAGGAATTACTAACAAACATACATTTTCCCTAGGTAGAGTTTTTTGCCAATTCTTCTATCTCTATACATTTTCTGAAAGACTGAAATTTAACAGCTAtcaatttatacatttatgtatttgctATCAATCAGATGATCTCATATACATCCACAtgtcttaatacatttttatgtatgtcAAAACAGGACTGCCTCTTCAGGGATCCATGCCATAGCAATTGAATCATGGGATTAATGATTCAGAATCTCCAACAATAGAAGAGGGAGAGGACTGTGAATTAGCAAAGTTAGAGAAGTCCTTTAAGGAGATGAAATGTTTACCACGTTTGCTCTCAGAAACTTCTGCACAGAGTTCCACAAAGCAATAAAGCTCGGCTCTACCTACCAGCATATGCGTGAGTATTTTTCCTAATATGGTGAAGAGGGTGAAAATGGTGAAGGTGAGTTGttgctagaaaaacaaaaaggtaacagtatcttctctctcttcaaGATCCTCATGAATGACAATTGCACATGGCTTGCAGTACAGACTGGGCTTTTTTACTTTCCCAAATGGCTAGTTATCTGACCTCCCCTTAATTATTAAGTAACACAAATTTGCCCCATCAATAGGAAATGTccctatggaaaaaataaaaataaaaaagctcatCTTGCTGATACTTATAAGTccatagagaaaaaagaagatcCAGTAAAGCAGATCAGTGAAGTATATATTCTACACAATAAAGGGCATCAATTTCTGTAAGACTCTAAGATAGTCACTTTAGTAGTCATTTAGAGATCTAtaaaaaaatgatagaagttCTTCTGAGGAGCAGGAAACAGAGTTGTCTGTTGATGAATTAATAAGAAGAGaagggtggggtgcctgagtggttcagtcggttaagcatccaacttcagctcaggtcatgatctcgcagttcgtgagtttgagccctgcgtcaggtcctgtgctgacagctcagagcctggagtctgctttgggttctgtgtctccctgtctctccctgcccctcccctgatcacactctgtctctcaaaaatgaatacacatttaaaaagttaaataagaaaagaagggTGATGATGCTTTGGAATGACTTATGATCAAACTACTAACCGGCCTGAAAATATCACTTAAGGTTAGAGACCAACTGTAATGTCTATGTGGATCAAGGCAACCACACCAAGTGGTGATAAAATTGTGCCTCCACTGATGAATGTTCACTGTGTCTTTGGAGCACTTTTTTGTAGATATTCCTTGCAAGTTAAACTTTTCTGAACAAATGtgagtattattttttcctagtaagaaatgataatatttgatgaatgactGTACTATCAGAACTTACAACATTATAGTTAAATTGGGAAACCTTGGCTTAATTACTATTCTTGACACTCAGAAATCTTTCAAGACTTGGCATATCCTGTAAGTCTAAGGTTTCAGTTGCCTCAGTTTTAACTTCCTTAAATAAATagattccttccctctccctgcctgaaGTTTTCTACATGTAAATGATCTGTGTCTGTCTGTTTAACCTAAAATGGTTTATTCCCTCTTCATGGAGAACCACGTCTGAATCCTGCCCTGGATCTGTTGGGTCTTCACAGAGAGAAAGGTTGAGGAATTGGTGTCATAATCAGGGAAAGCAGGCATAGATAATTTGAGGTATTTTCTCTAGGAGTCAGCACTTATGTTCATTCGGTAGATAACTTTCACATAGCCTGTTATCTCATACAGGACCAATCTGAGCAaaagtggtatatgtatataatacagaattctttcttttttttaatatgaaatttattgtcaaattggtttccatacaacacccagtgctcatctcaacaggtgccctcctcaatgcccatcatctacccatccctccctcccacccgccatcaaccctcagtttattctcattttttaagagtctcttatggtttggctccctccctctctaactttttttccttcccctccccatggtcttctgttaattttctcaggatccacataagagtgaaaacatatggtgtctgtctttctctgcatgacttatttcacttagcatcacactctccagttccatccacgttgctacaaaaggccatatttcattctttctcattgccaagtagtattccattgtgtatataaaccacaatttctttatccattcatcagttgatggacatttaggctccttccattaTTTGGCTCTTtttgaattctttcaaaaaaaaagtcacattcacTATTGTTCACATCTGTTATCCAAGTACGTCTCCACACTTAAGAATCTACTATTTCTACTATTTCTACTACTATTTCTATTTAGTAAAACATTGAGGGTAGACAAAGGAAAAACTGATCTTAcatcagttttgtcttttctcaagAAACTAGAGAttatgataaattttaacttcccACATGTATATTAATCTTTCAGAGTATTTGTGAAAAGTAGTTGCCCTTCACCTTCAGAGTGTGATTCAGTATATCTCTTCATATATCCTGTGATTCCATCTGTCTCTTCTATCTGGCAATCCTGTTCAAGTCTTAACTCAGTTGACAAAATTCAGGTATATTTGTTTCTCTGCTCCCAAGAAAGCAGATCGTATCTTTGTAAGTATTTGCATGAAGAGAGAGCTAGAGGGCTGTGATGTACATCAGAAAGGAGATTGGTATAAATGGACATCATGCCCCTAGGGATATTCTGTTCACACTTCAAAGAGAATGATCAAAACATCTATCATCTGACTGCAATCTGGAATTATCCATGGGGAGAACATTTGTTCTATTTaacaaacacatatttatttgatGCTCTGAACTGTTCAAACACtgtttcatgaattttaaaaaaatatttgggaaactaatataacactgtacattagttatacttaaaaaataggtAATATCACACAAACCCTAAGTAGCAGGTGCTGTTATAAGCCATGCTTTATAGATGAATAAGTTGAGTTCAAGAGAGGTTAAGCAGCGTGGTAAAGACACACAGTAAGTGAATATTTGAACCTTTGCAAGCTGGCTTCAAGGCCAATGCTCTTAACTGCTCTGCTCAGTTTTCAGTTTCACTGCAATCAACTTTCTCTGCCTGTTGCTTCTATGGCATGAGGGTTATAAAGACTTCACATGTTCTCTCTATTCTTTAAAAGGTTATTAAAACTatctcatgtatcagttctattTGCTTTCAACAAGATCATCTGTGAGCCTAAGATACTCTATCATATTCCCTTTCTTCACAAACCAGCCTTTCAACTCTCATCAGCTACCTCAGAGTGGACACTCTTGTTTCATCTGTTGCCCCAGAGACTTTTCAACGTTGGTGAGCAACTGCTTTCCGTCAATAGAAAACTTTCTCAATCTGTCTCTTCCCCAActgcagctttattgagatataactgacttATAACATTGTATAAAGTTTGAGGTGTATAACATGTTGACTTGATACATTTACATGCTGCAAAATTATTACCACCATAACATCAGCTAACATCTCTGTCttgtcacataattatcatttttgtttcttgtggtgAGACCATTTACagtctattctcttagcaacctTCACCTATATGATACAGTATCATTAGCTATAATggccatgctatacattagatacccagaaattgttaattttataactggaagtttgtgccctttgactaatatctctctatttctcttaCCCACCTGTCCCTGGGAACAACCACTCTACTCTGTTTTTGACTTCAACTTCaatagattccacatataagatgTATTGTacaatatttgcctttttctgtctgacttatttcacttagtattatgtTCTCAAGTTCTATCTAAGTTGTCacaatggcaggattttcttctttcttatggctgaataatattttattattaatatttatttattataatattatttatacatatatcatgttgttttattcattcatttgtagaCACACAGGTTATTTCCATGTTGTGGATCATGCTGTGATGGACATGGGGGGTGTTATATTGTAACTgctcagttaaatttattcctaagtattttattgttttatgctattgtaaatggattgctttcctcacttcttttttttttttttttaatttttttttcaacgttttttatttatttttgggacagagagagacagagcatgaacgggggaggggcagagagagagggagacacagaatcggaaacaggctccaggctccgagccatcagcccagagcccgacgcggggctcgaactcacggaccgcgagatcgtgacctggctgaagtcggacgcttaaccgactgcgccacccaggcgcccccctcacttctttttcaaatgctttgttgttagtgtatagaaatacaactgttttctgtatgttgatttatatcctgcaactttactgaattttctgattaaatatagcagggattttttttgttttttgttttttgtttttgtttgttttttgtttgtttctttgtttgttttggtgaaaTCTTCAGGATTTTCTCTGTATAGGATCATATCTGCAAACAGAGAtggttctatttcttctttcttatttggatgccctttttttcttgcctgactgctCTGTCTAGGATTCTCAGTTTTGTAGAATAAAAGTGGGGAGCATTGACAcacttgtcttattcctgatctttgaTGAAAAACTCAacctttcaccattgaatatgaagTTGACCATGGGTTTGTCTTATATGgcccttattatgttgaggtatgtttcttcaATACTCAATTTCTTGGGAGTTTATACCATGCAAGGATAATGTACCttgttaaattctttttcctgtatctattgagatgatcacatcactttttattttattccattaatgtggcatatcacatttattgattggCATAGGTTGACTCATCCTTACATCccagagataaatcccacttaatcatgatttatgatcattttaatatacTATTGTGTTGTGTGCTTTGTGTGTGCAGAGTGCTAATATATCAcctagaatttttgcatctgtattcatcaagaTTATTGgtctctaattttgttttcttgtagtgtccttatctggctttggtattagggttatgttggccttgtaaaatgagtttggacgtattccttcctcttcagttttttttgaaagagtttgagaagtattggcattaatttactttaaatatttattgggattCCCCAGTGCaaccatctgatcctggacttttctGCGTGGAATGGTTTGGATTACTGATTACATTTCCTTACTCATTgttagtctgttcaaattttctgtttcttaatgaTTCAGTCTTtgtaagttttatgtttttaggcatttatccatttcttctacattatcccatttgttgtttctgtgatatcagttgtaatgtctccttactcttttctaattttatttacttgagtcttctctctttttttcatagtAGCTAAAGTTTCGTaattctttttaccttttctaaaaaaaacaactcttagttttattgattatttccacatttttaaatttccattttatttatttctagtatggccattgttctttctttctctttgccatctTTGGGCATAGTTTGTTCTGTTTCTAATACCTTGAGATGAAAAGtgaggcttttttttaatgttttgttatttatttttgaataagagacagagagagacagagtgtgagctggggaggggaagagagagagagggagacacagaatctgaagcaggctccaggctctgagctgtcagaacggagccagacacagggcttgaactcacaagctgtgagatcatggcctgagccaaagttagatgcttaacttactgagccccccagggacccCAGAAAAGTGAgggtttttatttgaaatatttcttgtttcttaatgttGGCATTTATGACTATAGACTTCCCTCTTTAAACTGCTTTTGAATCATTGCATAtgggttttttatgtttatttatttattttgacagagaaagagagagagcaagagaacatCAGCACAagttgaggagcagagagagagggagaaagagaatcccaagcaggtccagcactgtcagcgcagagccagagcagggctccattccatgaaccacgagatcaacctgagctgaaatcaaaagttggtggctcaaccaaatgagccccACAGATGCCCTTTATTGtcccatttaattttattttcaatttttaaatgtttatttacttttgaaagagagagagaaagagcacaagtagatagggacagagagagagaaggagacacagaatctgaaataggctccaggctgtgagctgtcagcacagagcccaacacagggcttgatcccacgagctgtgagatcatgacctaagccaaagtcagatgcttaaccgactgagccacccaggcatcccaattgtccccattttagatgagaaaattgatatAAGGTTAAGTATGTTGCCCAAGGACACAGTACTCACAGGAGTCGGTGAAGGGTTTTCAACCCAGAAAGTCTGGCTTTGTAAGCACATTATTTATCTCTGTGGTCTACTGCCTATGAAAAGATATAATCCTTAAGTAATTctagaaattaaattaataacaGAAGTACTCTAATTCTGAGAGTTAAATAATGCTAAGATTCCTAGTACAcagtaaatgcaaaaaaaaaaaaaattctcagtaacaTTACTGTTATGAAAATAGAGACTCTAATTCAAGCAGTTTAAAAGGATTATCAACCGTATACAAATCTGTTATGACTTACAAAACAACGTTTTATTTGCCAGCACACAAACTCTTTGAATACTGATGGCATGAGttcaaataaaaagagaaaaggtatactgaaatgaagggaaataaaatgaaattttatgtcAATAGGAATAACCTGTCTTATATAGGATGTATCTGCCGTCCTCCAAAAAAACATGTAAAGACCAGTGAGGGAGGAAGCAAACTACTACATGTTTCTGGAACTGTCTGTCCAGTACTCATTTCAAAATCTCCCTGAatgaaggaattatttttataaacttgcACTTGTAAGAATATTCAAAATTTAGTGGAGTGGAACATCTGCTCTACAGATACTCCCCATGggttttctctcactctcccaaaGAAGCACAGCCCCTATATGTTGCATCATTCACTCTCAGAACCTCCCAGGGTTTGGGGATTTACTCCAGTGACTCCTAGACCTGCATAAATCTTGCTCCTTCTGGAATGTCCATGCCACcgtgacaaagagaaaagaaccagATCCATTTTCAAGATTGGCAAGACCATCTCTGCTGTGAGCGATAGTTATTCTTTATTAAGTCCATGAAATGTACATGAACAAGTGGACAACATGACTGAGAGATGACTTCTATAAATGACTGAGTGTCTTATGTAATAAGCAGAGGTGAATCTTACACGCTACGGCAGTGAGTTGCAATTCATTTCACGAAGTTTTAAAGGCAAACACTtgaatgtgttttccttttctatttggtGTACTTAAACTTCATTATAATACCTTCACGAGCCGGGTATTTTCTCTGTTATTTGTAGTGTGTGAAGCACTGAGGTAGAAAGTGACAGTGAGATTATGGATATGGACTCAATTCCTCTGATGGGGTCAGTGAACGAATAAGGTTTCATATGGAGGCATAGTTTCTGTTTCAGAGCAAATGAAGCTTCTTATAAAATGCAAGCATTGGTATTACATGTAATGAGTTCTTGTGCTAAATGTAATCATTCCTTTTACAGCTGTTACTTCAAACTTTATATTAAGGCAGTGGAAAACATATGTGATTCTTAATAAgctgttaagtattttttttttttctgagaggtaTCCATCTTTAGAGATCCATGTCTGTTCAACCTGACTCCAAAATCAGTAACTCCACCTTTCTCCTTACGGGTTTCCCTGGCCTGGAACGGGAATATCCTTGGCTCTCCATTCCTTTCTCCTGTATCTATGCTATGGTACTCTTAGGGAATTGCCTGGTGTTGCATGTGATCCGGACAGAGCCCAGCTTACATGAGCCCATGTTCTACTTCCTGGCCATGTTGGCCCTCACTGACCTGTGCATGGGGCTGTCCACAGTGCACACGGTGCTTGGGATCTTGTGGGGCCTGAGCAGGGAAGTCAGCCTGGATGCCTGCATTGCCCAAACTTACTTCATCCATGGTCTGTCCCTCACAGAGTCTGGAGTCCTTCTTGCCATGGCCTTTGATCGCTTTACTGCCATCTGCAATCCTCTGAGATATACATCCATCCTCACCAATATGAGAATCATCACCATTGGTGTGGCCATTTTAGGGAGGAGTTTCCTGTTCATTACTGCTCCCATTGTCCGCCTAAAGTTCTTCCATTACTGCCATCCtcatatcctctcccattccttcTGCCTGCACCAAGACTTACTTCGGCTTGCCTGCTCCGACATCCGCTTCAACAGCTTCTATGCGTTAGCCCTGGTGATCTGCACGCTCTTTTTGGATTCGGTGCTCATTCTCATCTCCTACATCTCGATCCTGCATTCAGTCTTGACTATTGCATCCCGGGACGAGCGGCTCAAGTCCTTGAAGACCTGTGTCTCCCACATCTGTGCTGTTCTGGTTTTCTATATCCCAATTATTGGTTTGACCATGGTGCACCGCTTTGGAAAGCACCTCTCTCCTGTGGTCCATGTCCTCATGGGCAATATCTATATCCTTTTCCCACCCTTGATGAACCCTATCATCTACAGTGTCAAAACCCAACAAATACGTAGCAGGATCCAGAGATGGTTCACTAAACAAAACTGAGTACTAGAAGTTAGTGTGTTCTAAGGAAGGGAAGGTTGTATTTGCAACAGGAATGACTGATAATGATTTGtagcagaaataataaatgtatatgtaatatttaacAGATTAAAGGTATATTTATAGTCATTTCTTAATTTAGTTTTCCAGAGCCGGAGAAATAAGCAGAGAAACTGTTACTGATctcatttcctaattttaaaattaagtacaaCATTAACTACAGTAACTTGTGTTCCCCAGTATATCAGTGAGCACTTGCCTGGGTAGTTACTCAGTTTACGGTACCATCCATGCTTTTTGAATTCTAGTTCAgcatgtggttttatttttcatagaactggTATATCGGTACATTTACTTGTATAGGACAAGTAGCCTTTACATATTATTACCATGTGTCACAAGTTGACTCTGTTGAGTTTGTTGAGAAGGAAAATTTTACTCTACCCTTCAAGGTTCTTCTAAATTAGTCTAATAATTACATTGGCATGagacagatgaacaggagaaaaaaaaaaacaaaatttaattaatgCACACAGAGGTCCATAGTAAAATTAAGACCAAAGGAAATGACCAAGACATgaagtttttatacattttagacaaagaaacatccatctgtgaggaattgacaggacaaagaaaacttatGCTCAGGAGCTTCCATTAGTAAAGAATTCTAAATGTGGACTAGAATTTGGGCTGGGGTAATAAAtctgtaaaaattataaaatttatttacataggCTACTTTGGCCCTGATTCCCTATCTCTGATGATAAGGATGTCTCTTTACCTCTTGATGCAGAGAAggtacctttcacatgggagatgtgcttctgctttctggagacaaagaatcagcagtcttgcactggctgtttcttaaATAAGTTTAATTCAGCATAATCTTTATGGTATTGTGGCATACTTTGGGGCAGCTTTCCCTAGGTCCCTACAAGGTCATTCACACCTCTTCTACATATGTTTGAGCAAAAGTGCCTAGAAAGCCTGTTCTGTCTCACCTAATAGAATGCAGGATTGGTAGATTAGATTACACGGTTTAATGTAAAAGATTTGGTCAACAGTGACTGAATCAGCTATCATATCTCTACATAGTATACGATGTACCCCCAATTCTATATAGTTTACAATACTCATGAGAATTGTCAATTGACTTTAATCTTGGTGTCAGTGTACATGAAATTTTAAAGACAGATCAATCTCTTTATCTTTAAGGTAGGATGCGAAGGCacatatatattaagtaaaaCATCAGTACCTAAACTGGGGATAGAATAATGGTTTTGAGAATCTTTTGAATGTATATcccattttttttataatgtttgtatttatttttgagacagagcaagacagagtatTGAGTGTGGGAAGGGTataggagagggagacacagaatccaaagcaggctccaggctccaagctgtcagcttgGACATAATGTCTTTTGGCTTccagaagcaaatgaaagaagCTCTCAGTCAGTGGCACCCTTCTcc contains the following coding sequences:
- the LOC122200802 gene encoding olfactory receptor 51V1-like; the protein is MSVQPDSKISNSTFLLTGFPGLEREYPWLSIPFSCIYAMVLLGNCLVLHVIRTEPSLHEPMFYFLAMLALTDLCMGLSTVHTVLGILWGLSREVSLDACIAQTYFIHGLSLTESGVLLAMAFDRFTAICNPLRYTSILTNMRIITIGVAILGRSFLFITAPIVRLKFFHYCHPHILSHSFCLHQDLLRLACSDIRFNSFYALALVICTLFLDSVLILISYISILHSVLTIASRDERLKSLKTCVSHICAVLVFYIPIIGLTMVHRFGKHLSPVVHVLMGNIYILFPPLMNPIIYSVKTQQIRSRIQRWFTKQN